In Eubalaena glacialis isolate mEubGla1 chromosome 3, mEubGla1.1.hap2.+ XY, whole genome shotgun sequence, the following are encoded in one genomic region:
- the LSM10 gene encoding U7 snRNA-associated Sm-like protein LSm10: MAVSHSVKERTISENSLIILLQGLQGQVTTVDLRDESMARGRIDNVDAFMNIRLAQVTYTDRWGHQVELDDLFVTGRNVRYVHIPDDVNITATIEQQLQVIHRVRNFGGKGKGRREFPSKNYK; encoded by the coding sequence ATGGCAGTGAGCCACTCAGTGAAGGAGCGGACCATCTCCGAGAACAGCCTGATCATCCTGCTGCAGGGCCTCCAGGGCCAGGTCACCACCGTGGACCTGCGGGATGAGAGCATGGCCCGCGGACGCATAGACAACGTTGATGCTTTCATGAACATCCGCCTGGCCCAGGTCACCTACACGGACCGTTGGGGGCATCAGGTCGAGCTGGATGACCTCTTTGTGACAGGCCGGAATGTCCGTTACGTCCACATCCCCGATGATGTGAACATCACCGCGACCATCGAGCAGCAGCTGCAGGTCATCCATCGGGTGCGCAACTTTGGCGGCAAGGGGAAAGGCCGGCGGGAATTTCCCTCCAAAAACTATAAGTGA